The Candidatus Koribacter versatilis Ellin345 genome has a segment encoding these proteins:
- a CDS encoding small ribosomal subunit Rsm22 family protein yields MRIPDELKRAIDDQAAGIPGITRAAADVSAAYRKGEFDSAPLKTATHRLAYLQVRMPATYAACRHVFQKTQEKMPGFAPESLLDLGAGPGTACWAAVELFPSIQKVALVERDLELLRMGKSLAQSCEPLKNANWLSADIRAFTPDAHDLVVISYTLGELKAAEAQRLVRAAWKVAKLLILIEPGTPKAFARMADLRKQLIADGATMAAPCPHERECPLLVRGDWCHFSERLERTAEHRRIKGGSLGYEDEKFCYLSATRLPLADRRGRIVRHPRIHSGFVQLEVCAPDDLKKITVTKSLKETYRSARKAEWGDQWSSS; encoded by the coding sequence GTGCGAATTCCAGATGAGTTGAAGCGCGCGATTGACGACCAGGCGGCCGGTATTCCGGGAATCACTCGCGCCGCTGCCGATGTCAGCGCAGCATATCGAAAGGGCGAGTTCGATTCCGCTCCGTTGAAGACGGCTACGCATCGACTTGCGTATCTGCAGGTTCGGATGCCCGCGACCTACGCGGCCTGCCGACACGTCTTCCAGAAAACGCAGGAGAAGATGCCAGGCTTCGCTCCGGAATCACTGCTCGATCTCGGCGCGGGACCGGGCACAGCTTGCTGGGCAGCAGTGGAACTCTTCCCTTCTATCCAGAAGGTCGCGCTGGTGGAACGCGATCTCGAACTGTTACGTATGGGGAAATCGCTCGCGCAAAGTTGTGAGCCTCTGAAGAACGCCAACTGGCTCTCCGCCGACATTCGCGCCTTCACGCCCGATGCGCACGATCTCGTCGTCATTTCTTATACTCTCGGCGAACTCAAGGCCGCTGAAGCGCAGCGTCTCGTTCGCGCCGCATGGAAAGTTGCGAAGTTGCTTATCCTGATCGAGCCCGGCACACCCAAAGCGTTCGCCCGAATGGCCGACCTCCGCAAACAGCTCATTGCAGACGGCGCCACGATGGCCGCTCCCTGCCCGCACGAACGCGAATGTCCGCTTCTCGTTCGCGGCGATTGGTGCCACTTCTCCGAACGGCTCGAACGTACTGCGGAACATCGCCGCATCAAGGGGGGCTCGCTCGGCTATGAAGATGAGAAGTTTTGCTACCTCTCAGCCACGCGATTGCCGCTCGCAGACCGTCGCGGCCGAATCGTGCGCCATCCGCGGATTCATTCCGGCTTCGTGCAATTGGAAGTCTGCGCGCCGGACGACCTGAAAAAGATCACGGTCACGAAGTCGCTGAAAGAGACCTACCGCTCCGCCCGCAAAGCCGAGTGGGGCGACCAGTGGTCGTCTAGCTGA
- the pfkA gene encoding 6-phosphofructokinase, with product MSRKIAVLTSGGDAPGMNAAIRSVTRSAIAKGWTVMGVNQGYAGLVAGDYRELAARDVGGLLSKGGTFLGSARCPEFQKEDVREKALRNLNRSGIGALVVIGGNGSQTGGAALNDMGFPTLGVASTIDNDLVGSEITIGVDTALNIALEAIDRLRVTAASHQRGFLIEVMGRKCGYLALMAGIAGGAELVLVPEIDFEPDQIAEAIHDAYRRGKAHAMVVVAEGAKHNAEQLVRYFHDKNTGFELRATILGHVQRGGTPTAYDRLLASRLGAGAVEALDKGISGVVVGMNQGVVSTTPYSEVTGRTKGISPELYQLAHVLSR from the coding sequence ATGAGCAGGAAGATCGCGGTGCTGACCAGCGGCGGTGATGCCCCCGGAATGAACGCCGCAATCCGGTCGGTGACTCGCTCGGCGATTGCAAAGGGCTGGACCGTAATGGGTGTGAACCAAGGCTACGCCGGCCTGGTCGCGGGCGACTATCGCGAACTGGCGGCGCGCGATGTAGGCGGTCTGCTTTCAAAGGGCGGCACCTTTCTCGGGAGTGCGCGGTGCCCGGAATTCCAAAAAGAGGACGTGCGCGAAAAGGCGTTGCGAAACTTAAATCGCAGCGGGATTGGCGCGCTCGTCGTAATCGGCGGTAACGGGTCACAAACCGGCGGCGCGGCGCTGAACGATATGGGATTTCCGACGCTGGGAGTCGCTTCGACGATTGATAACGATCTCGTCGGTTCGGAGATCACCATTGGCGTAGATACGGCACTGAATATCGCCCTCGAAGCGATTGATCGTTTGCGCGTGACCGCAGCCTCGCATCAACGTGGCTTTCTGATTGAAGTGATGGGGCGCAAGTGTGGATACCTGGCCTTGATGGCTGGAATCGCGGGGGGCGCAGAACTGGTGCTGGTGCCCGAGATTGACTTCGAGCCTGACCAAATCGCCGAAGCGATCCATGACGCTTATCGTCGTGGGAAGGCGCACGCGATGGTGGTGGTAGCGGAAGGCGCGAAGCACAACGCCGAACAGTTGGTGAGATATTTCCACGATAAGAACACGGGCTTCGAACTGCGCGCGACCATTCTCGGACACGTGCAGCGCGGTGGCACGCCCACGGCCTACGATCGTCTGCTGGCGTCGCGTTTGGGCGCTGGTGCAGTGGAAGCGCTGGATAAAGGGATCTCGGGCGTCGTCGTCGGCATGAACCAGGGCGTGGTCTCGACAACGCCGTATAGCGAAGTCACCGGCAGGACGAAGGGGATTTCGCCGGAGCTGTACCAGTTGGCGCACGTGCTGTCGCGATAG
- a CDS encoding FeoA family protein: MGILIEPLSWDLMAAKAAARKPGVSLDRVPNHTEIEIVALPNDVEHVKMLGQLGIREEERAHVRAIAPMGGPILLEIGGSAVAIARGVAKRIRVRVV, from the coding sequence GTGGGAATCCTCATCGAACCATTATCTTGGGACTTGATGGCAGCTAAAGCCGCAGCCCGAAAACCCGGCGTCTCGCTCGACCGAGTGCCGAACCATACCGAGATCGAGATCGTTGCATTGCCCAATGACGTGGAACACGTGAAGATGCTCGGGCAATTGGGCATCCGCGAAGAGGAACGCGCCCACGTACGCGCGATCGCGCCGATGGGCGGGCCGATCTTGCTGGAGATCGGCGGCAGCGCCGTGGCAATCGCACGCGGCGTGGCCAAAAGGATCAGGGTCAGGGTGGTCTAG
- a CDS encoding pyridoxal phosphate-dependent aminotransferase — protein MIQIDRRSFLRTASFAGAALVASTEAQFAFAQRRSMKAVGPIAVFLNANENPLGPCEAARAAMTTAIAESGRYHDEYAEEFVSLFASQGGLKTEYVDPYSGSSQPLSYCVSAFCNAEKPLVIADPGYEAAARTADAMGVKVLKVPLAKDYSHDVRAMVAASPNAGVYYVASPNNPTGSVTSRADVEWLLANKPKGSIVVLDEAYIHFSDATPCLDLAAADKDIVVLRTFSKLYGMAGARLGAAVARPDLLKKVREQGGWTMCPVTATQAGIASLKDASLVAKRKTINADARQETFDWLTSKGFAYVPSQANHFMLDAKRPTQTVIAGMAGKGILIGRAWPIWQTHVRVTVGTPQEMVRFRSAFEDVMRQPQSSSYAPVRHSNATLFS, from the coding sequence ATGATTCAGATCGATCGTCGTTCTTTCCTTCGCACGGCTTCGTTCGCCGGAGCAGCTTTGGTCGCGAGCACGGAAGCGCAGTTTGCGTTCGCGCAACGACGGAGCATGAAAGCCGTTGGTCCCATCGCCGTGTTTCTGAATGCGAATGAGAATCCGTTAGGTCCGTGCGAGGCGGCGCGCGCCGCGATGACCACAGCGATTGCGGAGAGCGGACGCTATCACGACGAGTACGCGGAGGAGTTCGTGAGTTTGTTTGCATCCCAGGGTGGACTGAAAACGGAGTACGTAGATCCATACTCAGGATCGAGCCAACCGCTTTCGTACTGTGTTTCGGCATTCTGTAATGCAGAGAAACCACTCGTGATTGCGGACCCCGGCTATGAAGCTGCGGCGCGGACAGCAGATGCCATGGGCGTGAAGGTCTTGAAAGTGCCGCTCGCGAAAGACTACTCGCACGATGTGCGGGCGATGGTGGCGGCTTCGCCGAATGCCGGAGTGTACTATGTCGCGTCGCCGAACAATCCCACTGGGTCGGTGACGAGCCGAGCGGATGTCGAGTGGCTGCTCGCGAACAAGCCCAAGGGCTCGATCGTAGTGCTCGATGAAGCCTACATCCACTTTTCCGATGCGACGCCTTGCCTCGACCTTGCAGCAGCGGACAAAGACATCGTGGTGCTGCGCACCTTCAGCAAGCTTTATGGAATGGCCGGAGCGCGGTTAGGTGCGGCTGTAGCGCGTCCCGACCTGCTCAAAAAAGTGCGCGAACAAGGTGGATGGACAATGTGTCCGGTGACCGCGACGCAGGCAGGGATCGCAAGCTTGAAAGATGCGTCGCTGGTTGCGAAGCGGAAGACGATCAACGCCGATGCGCGGCAGGAGACCTTTGACTGGCTGACTTCGAAGGGATTCGCATATGTGCCATCGCAGGCGAACCACTTCATGCTCGATGCGAAGCGTCCGACGCAGACGGTGATCGCCGGCATGGCAGGTAAGGGAATCCTGATCGGACGCGCCTGGCCGATATGGCAGACACATGTCCGCGTTACCGTGGGCACGCCGCAAGAGATGGTGCGGTTTCGGAGCGCTTTCGAGGATGTAATGCGACAGCCGCAATCGTCGAGCTACGCGCCAGTGCGGCACTCGAACGCGACGCTATTCAGCTAG
- the ffh gene encoding signal recognition particle protein: MFDNLSDKLQRAFKSLRGQGKLTPENMEEALREIRLALLEADVNFKVVKEVVDRIQYKALGEDVMTALSPAEQVVKIVRDELIAILGKDTAKVKFASQPPTIILMAGLQGSGKTTTSGKLAHWLKNGGHRPMLVSVDVYRPAAREQLKVVAQAINAKLYEGKVEEANTDTVVRLAKEARREAISNGCNILIVDTAGRLHIDDQLMDEMQHLKTLLNPQEILFVADAMTGQDAVNSAKEFHDKLTLTGVVLTKMDGDARGGAALSIRQVTGQPIKFIGVGEKYDALEPFHPDRIVGRILGMGDVLSLIEKAEASIDKKKSEEFASKALSGDGFSLADFRDQLKQVKKLGSLQSIIGMLPRIGPFAGLQQVADKVDDKELSRVEAIINSMTPHEREHHDVINGSRRKRIANGSGTSVQEVNQLLRQYSQMRKMFKTMSKPSFAKRLSGMKMPNGMQ; this comes from the coding sequence ATGTTTGACAATCTTTCCGACAAGCTCCAGCGAGCGTTCAAGTCCCTGCGTGGCCAGGGCAAACTCACCCCAGAAAACATGGAAGAGGCGCTGCGCGAAATTCGTCTCGCGCTCCTCGAAGCCGACGTCAACTTTAAAGTCGTAAAAGAAGTAGTTGACCGTATCCAGTACAAAGCGCTCGGTGAAGATGTAATGACCGCGCTTTCGCCCGCCGAGCAGGTCGTTAAGATCGTCCGCGACGAACTCATAGCTATCCTCGGCAAAGACACTGCCAAGGTGAAGTTCGCTTCGCAGCCGCCGACCATCATTCTCATGGCCGGCCTCCAGGGTTCCGGTAAGACCACGACCTCCGGAAAGCTCGCGCATTGGTTGAAGAATGGCGGCCATCGCCCCATGCTGGTTTCGGTTGACGTCTACCGCCCCGCGGCCCGCGAGCAACTTAAAGTAGTGGCTCAAGCTATCAACGCTAAGCTCTACGAAGGCAAGGTTGAGGAAGCGAACACGGATACCGTCGTTCGCCTCGCCAAAGAAGCCCGTCGCGAGGCCATCAGCAACGGCTGCAACATCCTCATCGTCGATACCGCTGGCCGTCTCCACATTGACGACCAGCTCATGGACGAGATGCAGCACCTCAAGACGCTGCTCAATCCGCAGGAAATCCTGTTCGTCGCCGACGCCATGACCGGCCAGGACGCCGTCAACTCCGCCAAGGAATTCCACGACAAGCTGACCCTCACCGGCGTGGTCCTCACCAAGATGGACGGCGACGCTCGTGGCGGCGCTGCGCTCTCCATCCGCCAGGTCACCGGCCAGCCCATCAAGTTCATCGGCGTCGGTGAAAAGTACGACGCTCTCGAACCCTTCCACCCCGACCGCATCGTCGGCCGCATCCTCGGCATGGGCGACGTCCTCTCGCTGATCGAGAAGGCCGAAGCCAGCATCGACAAAAAGAAGTCGGAAGAGTTCGCCAGCAAGGCGCTCAGCGGCGACGGCTTCTCACTCGCCGACTTCCGCGATCAACTTAAACAGGTTAAGAAACTCGGATCACTCCAGTCGATCATCGGCATGCTGCCGCGCATCGGTCCCTTCGCCGGCCTCCAGCAAGTCGCCGACAAGGTGGACGACAAAGAGCTCTCTCGCGTGGAAGCCATCATCAACTCCATGACGCCCCATGAGCGCGAGCATCACGACGTGATCAACGGAAGCCGCCGCAAACGCATCGCGAATGGCTCCGGTACCAGCGTGCAGGAAGTGAACCAGCTCCTCCGCCAGTACTCGCAAATGCGCAAAATGTTCAAGACCATGTCGAAGCCCAGCTTCGCCAAGCGGCTGAGCGGGATGAAGATGCCGAACGGAATGCAGTAG
- the feoB gene encoding ferrous iron transport protein B: MRIALAGQPNCGKSTILNYVAGYRSETANFPGSSVKVTTGNIRLNGFVAELVDLPGTYTLTGSNRAESIAGEYLLDHKIDLIINVVDASLLCRSLELTLELRELGIPMVVCLNMADDAVRKGITIDSAKLSELLGIPVVKTVARRGEGFDKLFAAIKDTIRIAPADSEALAWDKDVASVVNRIEFMIRDAEDDSPYPNKFRAIRYLETGFCYSLRAPEISAQALKLKAALERKRGRTGDAIVMGERHDVSLRVFEQVATVGKPQSDIRNKLDSVVTHPVWGYLVLFGLLIGFFWIVFGIGSHIEDFLQAKLAIGFDRLSHGMNQQTLRFTLFKSAWDGLVGGAAIVLPYLIPFLFGLAVLEDIGYLPRVAYLMDGLLHRIGLHGTSMLPLILGYGCSVPACMAARILPSRRDRFIASVLAILVPCSARSNVIFALVAFYLGPWWALAIFVLNIAIVVGSGWMMRKIWPEVSPGMVLEVPRYQWPRLSILLSKVWLRLREFITLCWPLLIGGSVVLALANYFGWDHAINLALSPLTKLLGLPFAVGTTLIFGLLRKELTLIMLAQALGTSHVNTVMTTAQIVGYTLFITFYMPCLSTVAALAKEVGKKLTTYAMAYTFALAVLVCVIARLVAVALP, from the coding sequence ATGCGTATCGCCCTGGCAGGCCAACCGAATTGCGGCAAGAGCACAATCCTCAACTACGTAGCGGGTTACCGTTCGGAAACGGCGAATTTCCCCGGCAGTTCGGTCAAGGTCACCACCGGCAACATCCGACTCAACGGATTCGTTGCGGAACTGGTGGACCTGCCAGGCACTTATACGCTGACTGGCTCCAACCGCGCGGAATCCATCGCGGGTGAATATCTTCTCGACCACAAGATTGACCTCATCATCAATGTGGTGGACGCATCGTTGCTCTGCCGCAGTCTTGAACTCACGCTGGAACTGCGCGAGTTGGGGATTCCCATGGTGGTCTGCCTGAACATGGCGGACGACGCCGTACGTAAGGGCATCACCATCGATAGCGCGAAATTGAGCGAATTACTCGGGATTCCGGTGGTGAAGACCGTGGCCCGCCGGGGTGAAGGGTTCGACAAGCTCTTCGCGGCCATTAAAGACACGATACGGATTGCGCCCGCCGATTCGGAGGCGCTGGCATGGGACAAAGATGTTGCGTCGGTCGTGAACCGGATCGAGTTTATGATTCGCGACGCCGAAGACGATAGCCCATATCCGAACAAGTTTCGCGCCATTCGTTATCTCGAAACCGGCTTCTGCTATTCGCTACGGGCGCCGGAGATTTCCGCCCAAGCACTGAAGCTGAAGGCGGCGCTGGAACGCAAACGCGGCCGCACCGGCGACGCTATCGTGATGGGCGAACGCCACGACGTGAGCTTGCGAGTGTTCGAGCAGGTTGCCACAGTTGGCAAGCCGCAATCCGATATTCGCAATAAGCTCGATTCCGTCGTCACCCACCCGGTGTGGGGCTACCTCGTTTTGTTCGGGTTGCTGATCGGATTCTTCTGGATTGTCTTTGGCATCGGCTCGCACATCGAAGATTTTCTGCAGGCGAAGCTTGCTATCGGTTTCGACAGGCTGAGTCACGGCATGAACCAGCAAACACTGCGCTTCACCCTATTCAAAAGTGCATGGGACGGCCTGGTCGGAGGGGCTGCGATCGTACTGCCCTACTTGATTCCATTCCTGTTTGGGTTGGCAGTTCTTGAAGATATTGGATACCTGCCGCGCGTGGCATACCTGATGGATGGGCTGTTGCATCGCATCGGGCTGCATGGGACCTCGATGCTGCCGCTGATTCTCGGCTATGGATGCAGCGTGCCTGCCTGCATGGCGGCGCGGATTTTGCCGTCGCGACGAGACCGGTTTATTGCGAGCGTACTGGCGATCCTGGTGCCATGTTCGGCGCGATCCAATGTCATCTTCGCTTTGGTGGCGTTCTATCTCGGCCCATGGTGGGCGCTGGCCATCTTCGTATTGAATATCGCGATCGTTGTCGGCTCCGGATGGATGATGCGCAAGATATGGCCGGAAGTTTCACCGGGCATGGTGCTGGAAGTTCCGCGCTACCAGTGGCCGCGCTTGAGCATCCTGCTGAGCAAAGTCTGGCTTCGCCTGCGCGAGTTCATCACCCTCTGCTGGCCGTTACTGATTGGTGGCAGCGTGGTGTTGGCCCTGGCAAATTACTTCGGTTGGGACCACGCCATCAATCTCGCTCTTTCGCCACTGACGAAGTTGCTCGGGTTGCCCTTCGCGGTCGGGACGACATTAATCTTCGGTCTACTGCGCAAAGAACTCACGTTGATCATGCTGGCGCAGGCGCTTGGGACGTCGCATGTGAACACCGTTATGACGACGGCGCAGATTGTGGGTTATACGCTCTTTATAACGTTCTATATGCCTTGCCTCTCAACGGTTGCGGCCTTGGCGAAAGAGGTCGGCAAGAAGTTAACCACTTATGCGATGGCTTATACGTTTGCCCTGGCCGTGCTCGTGTGCGTGATCGCGCGGCTGGTGGCGGTAGCGTTGCCATAG
- a CDS encoding BON domain-containing protein yields the protein MKNGSFGPKAALLFAAVAGLAISASASVTSDATLQQEIQGKLKNKQFQQVTVKSNNAVVTLGGTVEKYQAKVDAEKKAKKVAGVKEVDDQIEVGGKDVADAQLQATLNRKLAYDRYGYGHVFNNVTASVQDGKVTLDGEVRWQPDKDSALALVNSQEGVKDVVDQVKILPTSISDDDLRARVFRAIYGDASLGRYGTDPATPIRIVVANGHVALYGSVQSQADKTIAFMRANGVFGAFSVENHLTVNKG from the coding sequence ATGAAAAACGGAAGTTTCGGGCCCAAGGCAGCGCTGCTTTTCGCGGCGGTTGCAGGTTTGGCGATATCGGCCTCGGCCTCAGTCACTTCGGACGCTACCCTGCAGCAGGAGATCCAAGGCAAGCTGAAGAACAAGCAATTCCAGCAAGTGACCGTGAAGTCGAACAACGCTGTCGTGACACTCGGTGGCACCGTCGAGAAGTACCAGGCGAAAGTTGACGCTGAGAAAAAGGCGAAGAAGGTCGCCGGCGTGAAAGAAGTGGACGACCAGATTGAGGTCGGCGGCAAAGACGTGGCCGACGCCCAATTGCAGGCCACACTGAATCGCAAACTGGCGTATGACCGCTATGGATATGGTCACGTATTCAACAATGTCACTGCGTCCGTACAGGATGGGAAAGTAACGCTCGATGGCGAAGTGCGCTGGCAACCGGACAAGGATTCCGCGCTGGCGCTGGTGAACAGCCAGGAAGGCGTGAAGGACGTGGTGGACCAGGTCAAGATTCTGCCGACGTCGATTTCGGACGATGACTTGCGCGCACGGGTGTTCCGCGCAATCTATGGCGATGCAAGCCTGGGACGCTACGGCACAGATCCGGCAACGCCGATCCGCATCGTAGTCGCCAACGGTCACGTGGCGTTGTACGGCAGCGTGCAGTCCCAAGCCGACAAGACGATCGCGTTCATGCGGGCGAATGGTGTGTTCGGCGCTTTCTCTGTGGAGAACCACCTGACGGTGAACAAAGGCTAA
- a CDS encoding MFS transporter, which translates to MRIAALSMTTIPSEHKRLPGFLIVLLVLIGVSVFINYIDRGNLSIAASMVQDEMHINPAQLGVLLSAFFWTYALLQPLYGWLADRVNVYYLFAVCFAAWSVATAATGLVHTFVALFALRLIVGMGEAVSFPAYSKIIALNYPEEHRGVANSVLAMGLAVGPGFGILLGGTLMARFGWRPFFIILGLGSMLWIPLWLKWSPSRNLVPASSKQSSPSLLEFVCLRSAWGSCIGLFCGNYVNYFLLTWLPYYLLRERHFSMAQMARIGATGYFGGAVCAGIAGWLSDRWIRSGATTTVVRKTFVAGGYVSCATFLALAAFVPGARGSTILLWLAMASFGVSASNIWAIPQTLAGSQAAGRWVGFQNCSGNMAGVVVPVVTGFVVRQTGSFRSAFVSVAVVLCIGAATWTFVVGKIEQVKWERSAELLVAEASASR; encoded by the coding sequence ATGAGAATCGCGGCTCTCTCCATGACAACCATACCGTCAGAGCACAAGCGGCTCCCGGGGTTTCTTATTGTCCTGCTGGTGTTGATTGGCGTCAGCGTTTTTATCAACTACATCGACCGCGGCAACCTGTCGATTGCAGCTTCGATGGTGCAGGACGAAATGCATATCAACCCCGCGCAACTGGGCGTGCTGCTTTCGGCCTTCTTCTGGACCTACGCTTTGCTACAGCCTTTGTATGGCTGGCTGGCGGACCGCGTAAATGTGTATTACTTGTTCGCGGTCTGTTTCGCGGCGTGGTCCGTGGCCACAGCGGCAACCGGCCTGGTGCACACGTTCGTTGCCTTATTCGCGTTGCGGCTGATTGTCGGGATGGGGGAAGCGGTGTCGTTCCCGGCGTACTCGAAGATCATTGCCTTGAATTATCCAGAAGAACATCGCGGCGTGGCGAACAGCGTGCTCGCCATGGGGTTGGCGGTTGGTCCGGGATTCGGGATACTGCTCGGCGGCACCCTGATGGCGCGGTTCGGATGGCGGCCATTCTTCATCATCCTCGGCTTGGGCAGCATGCTCTGGATTCCTCTGTGGTTAAAGTGGTCGCCGAGCAGGAACCTCGTTCCTGCATCCAGCAAACAATCTTCGCCAAGCTTGCTGGAGTTTGTCTGCCTGCGTTCGGCGTGGGGAAGTTGTATCGGACTGTTTTGCGGCAACTATGTGAACTACTTCCTGCTCACCTGGCTGCCGTACTACCTGTTGCGCGAGCGGCATTTTTCGATGGCGCAGATGGCGCGCATCGGAGCAACCGGTTACTTCGGTGGAGCGGTGTGTGCGGGAATCGCGGGTTGGCTCTCGGACCGGTGGATACGGTCCGGTGCAACGACGACCGTTGTCCGAAAAACCTTCGTTGCCGGCGGCTATGTGTCGTGTGCCACCTTTCTCGCTCTCGCTGCCTTCGTTCCGGGCGCGCGCGGATCCACGATTCTGTTGTGGCTAGCCATGGCGAGCTTCGGTGTGAGCGCCTCCAATATCTGGGCGATCCCGCAGACGCTCGCGGGCTCGCAAGCCGCTGGACGCTGGGTGGGATTCCAGAATTGCTCTGGAAATATGGCTGGCGTCGTAGTGCCTGTAGTAACTGGATTCGTGGTGCGACAGACGGGAAGCTTCCGCTCGGCCTTCGTATCGGTGGCAGTCGTTCTGTGCATCGGCGCAGCTACATGGACGTTCGTCGTAGGGAAGATCGAACAGGTGAAATGGGAACGATCGGCGGAATTACTCGTGGCCGAAGCTTCAGCGTCGCGTTGA